In Pan troglodytes isolate AG18354 chromosome 5, NHGRI_mPanTro3-v2.0_pri, whole genome shotgun sequence, the sequence aaaagataagagaattgagagacagagagattaaGCAATGTGCTAGAGGTCACACAGTTTGTAAAGTGATGTATTTGAGCCCAGACCTATTTAAGTCTAGAGTTCAAATGTTTAACCACCACTTCCCTGAGTCATTGTCTGAGGTGGTCCAGCAAAACCTTCACTGAACTGGGACTGAAGGCTCTTGTCCAGATTCATCAAAACCTAATGATTGCTTTGTCCACCTCCTCTCTGAACACTTTCTGACTGTGCCAAGTAAAAACCCATTCTTTGTAGCAGAgattagcaaactttttctgtgatGAGCCAGGTGGTAAGCACTTTAGGCTTTGCGGGCTATACGGTTTcttttgcaactactcaactctgccattgcagtgaaagcagccatagaccatatgtacataaataagcatggctgtattccaataaaactttatttacaaaaacaggctacCGGTTGCGTTTTGCTAGCCCCTTCTCTATTGCACCCTAGGAAATTCCTTTGCACCATTCAGAGTCAACAAGTACTTATGATGtatttccctttctctgtttAACTTTTTCCCAGAGTTCtgcataagagaaggagaaatgagTCAGCAGCAAGCAAGATTGTTTGCCAGAAGAACTCTAATAGATTTAAAGCCGTGTAATGGGTTACTGAAGAAATCCAATATTCTGCTTCAGTATGATAGTAActaagtaagaaaatatttttttctatttattgtttcCATGCAGTTTTTCTGATGGTCTTGCTGGAGGCAGGGAGATGAGATAATCTCCAGAGTGGTTTTACCTGCCTGAGTTCTCTACTTATTCCAATCACTTGACAATACAATAGGTTATTGTTATTGTTCTCACCTGGAATGCATTGagtaaagcaaaaataacatgCCAAGCCGGATTCTGGCTGTCCACTATTGTTCCTATTCCAAAGCCCCAGGTGAGCCCTAGCAGAGGGGTCAGAATGAGGAGGCTCTTCCCCACGCGGACGATGGTGGCCTTGTCATCCCGACTCAGTCTTTCCCCAACAGTCGGCCTCCAGAGCTTTGTGAGAACTAGCAGCACCACAACGAAGTTCACAGCCACAATAGCCAGTGCAGGGACAACAAAAGCCAGGAGTGGTTTGCTTCCATTGGACCAGTTAAGCCAACACACATCTTTCCTTTTGTAGGTATTGCTAGGTTGCGTGACAGCAATGGTTATGACAGATATAATGAGAGGGCACCCATAACCCAGGCAAAATCCAACAGCCATCATCAAATGCTGGGCCATGTGATGGAACACGAGGATGATCCGGTAAGCCAGCAGGATGCCAAGCATGAGCATCCAGAAGAACAAAGAGAGGTAGAAGAAGTGTGTAAAGAACACAGCAGCTGTGCAGACTCCAGAAGGGTTCACCGTGGTGTCCACTGTGGCACCAACAATAAACCAGACATCAGCAATCAAGAGGGACAGGGCTATGTTCACCATGCAAATACGACGTGTGTGAGAGGTTTGGCTTTTTTTAATCTGCTTCCAAAACAAAGCCTCGATGATCAGGCATAAAATGAGACTTCCAATGGAGATACCCAGTCCCACATAGGTGATCCATTTTACAACGGGGAAGATCGTAGAGGGGACAAAAGGTGACATCAACATGGAGAAGGAGGTCAAGTGAGTACATCGGCACGTCACGATGTCTTGAGTTTCATTCACTAGGTGGCAGCCTGCATCGTTCCACTGCAAATGACTGAAATCCCAAAACACACAATGAGGCTGGCTCAGGTTTGACTCTATCttggaaaaaaataggaaaacttCATTTACGGAATAGTTTTGAATAACCGTGGATATCACAGGTCCATTGACCTGAGCATTTCCATTTTTGGAAATGGGTAGAATGTTCCCCAGAGTCAACGAGGCCATGCTGATAATAGTTTCTGGAAGGGATCTCTGGAATTGGTCTGACCCAATTAACACACGGCCTCTGATGGGAATAGATGTATTTTGGGGACACATTTTAATCTGATAGCTGTAACCCCTTTTGAGTTGGCTTTTGTTCACTGGAATCCCTTTCCAGTCAATGAATTTCCGAGAAAAATTCAGAGGAAGAGCCGTCGGAGGCACCAGAGTGCTGATGTTTTCTAATGTCTCTAGTAACCGTGAGCTGGCATACTTTTCTTCCCGCAGTAAGACTGTCCAGTTGGTTACTGAGGCCGAATTAAGGATATTGTCAGCTATACTGATGACATCCTGAAACACAAGGATGAGAGTCAGTTTGTGTTTTTGAGTAAACAGATAAGAGGACCAGCAGTGGATAGTCATTAGCATTAAGAATAGGAAAAATGCCCAGAGAATTGGCTCAGTCACGAACCACATTAAAACTCATCAATCAAATTTAGCTCAGTTCCTCTGTACAGTAGAAGCTTTGGGCAAAATCTTGGGTCAGCTGAATCATGTAAGTCCCAGGGTGATCACCCCAGAGCATCTGTAAATGCACTGAGGCTTCAGGATGAATGAGAAAGCATCCTGCAATTTCAGCTGCACATGTGATGTGCATTTCCTCCTCTCTGAGATGTTAAAAATGACTACACTGCTATTCAGGCTGAGGCTCAAAGATGCAGACACTACTTTGTACTGCTTTCCCGCATTATGTTTGTTTTGCTAACACCAGAAGTTCAAAACTCACATAAGAGATGCTCAAATTTTTAGGTTTCTTGTTTACTATagtttttatgtttcttatttcCTACTACATaaagcaaaacaatttttaaagcctGGACCCAAGCATTGAATTGTCATGGGTTTTAAGGGTCAGTCTTAGTTTGAGATTCATTTTCCAAGCAACTCCTTGGAAGTTGTTACTTCTTCCCACAGAACCCCTTCTCTTGCTTATGGGTCTGGCTCCCAGACACTCTGCTGCAAGCATCTGTCACTCCACCTGAGTCTTACTCTGACCCAGCCCTCTTTGCCTTCTAGTCCAGAATCCCATGATGTTCTACTTCTACTGCCCCTagaaacctctgttttcttttgctttgtgtttGCCTGCTTTGTTTtcactcttcattttatttttagcatgTTTGTGTCATTTTGTTTCAGTTGGTCTCTTGTAAACAACATGtggtcaggtttttaaaaaaacaaattggaGTATCTTTTCTTTAACTCAGGGAGTTTAACTTACTGATATTTAGTGTCACTTCTGAAACAATTTTAATCATATATAGTTAAGTATTATTGTGTGATTATTTAACGTACATTATATAATCCAGTTTTGTAAAACATTATATCCtttaacatataaaatgtatacacCCAAAATGTTTGGAaggatatttattgaacaaatatttattgagcacatgctATATATCACTTGTCATTCTTCTAGGTACTGAGGTGATACCTAAAATGTAAGCAGTGTCTATTTGAAAGTGACCAGGcaacagataatttatttttctttttgcttatttgcgCTTCCTATAGTGACCAAGTATCATTTATGTAATTTGTAAGTTAATCTTTAAATATCCAAACTAAACCATATTCAGTTGAGAGAAGGTGTTATGAAGGGAGTTCTTAAAATATACACTGTTCAAGTCTGAGCTTGCGGccacaggaaagaaaaattatacatTGCAAACATGTTGAAAAGGCAGTGCCTATGTCACATAGTGCAAAAGCTTACCCGCTCCTCTAAGCTGGGTGCTGCCCAGGTAACCTGCATAAGAGCAGCTCTGTCTTCCTTTGAACACACACTATTGATCCCGAGTTCCTTGTATACCTCAGAGGAAGCAGTAAAGTTCACATAAAGACGCTTACATGGCTTTCTGTCTTTTCCAATAGTTCCCCATATTTAAGGCTTTGTCATTCCTCCTACAGGATCAAGCATTTAAAGTGAGCCCTTCAAGCACAGGCAGACCATACCTCCATTGTTGAATTGGACACCCTGAAATGGCTGGCCAGTGACAGAGATGAAATATTGCTCAGAATCGACACCACCGAAGCCAGATTCCCCACTGTGGTTGATGGGTTTTGCCGAATGATGACGGAAAGATTTTGCACAAAGGATGACACAGCTGCCTCAGTGGCATTGCCTACAATCATACTGAAATTCTAGAAGCAAAAATGGTTAAGTTCTAGAAAACAATGATATGCTGTGTTTCATCAAATTTAAATCAGATGTCTTGGCTATATAGAACTAACATTTGTATGGTGTGTTCTAATGTAGGATAATTACATAACAATAGTAACAAAGGCTGTTATTCAGTGATTTCTATATTTTAGACATTGCACTAGATGCTTTACCAGGGATTCATTGAATTCTTTCAACATCCTTTGAGGGAGGtaccattattattttcattctttgaatTCTTTCAATATCCTTTGAGGGAGGtgccattattattttcattttatagctaAGGAAACTGAAACTTGCAAAGTTTTAGTTTCTACTAAactaaaaatcattttcatataaattattatCTTAATTATGCAGAAAATCATGTTCAATGAGATTTAATGACCTTCCAAAGAGCACTCAGCTGAAAATGTTAGGGTAGGTCTACTGGTAGTAATCCTGTTATGTTCACCACGCTACACTGAGAATGCGTTGTAagatgggaagagagagaaacataCATGGAGATTTGACTACTGGGCTTGTGCCAGCCCCCGTTTTGTCacaagatttgttttttttatttttttcgagatggagtcttgctctgtcagccaggctggagtgcggtggcatgatctcagctcactgcaacctctgcctcccaggttcaaaagattctcctgcctcagcctcccaagtagctgggattacaggcatgcaccaccacgcccagctgtttttgtattcttagtagaaacggggtttcaccatgttggccaggctggtcttgaactcttgacctcatgatctgcccggcttggcctcccaaagtgctaggattacaggcatgagccactgcacccggccctagatttggaattttacttctttcttgaGGCTCCCATCTACTTTTACTACACCAGGCTAACTTGGAAAGCAGCAAAGGAGGGCAGTCCCCTTCCACTCAACATTAAGTCCACTCAGGCGCCCAAGTGCCAGCCATTTTCCTTCTTGTTCTTCTCAACTGACAATGCTGTTTTCTGTTCAAGCCACCTGGGATCTGCCTGGAGCGAACTAGTCTCAACTATTGCTCATGTCCGGAATTGAGGCAACGAAGGCAAGAGCAAGAAGAAACCCCAGAATCCAGCTAATCTAATCCCcttccccagtttacagatgaggaaactgagatccaAAAGGGAGAAGTAAACATTCCACAGTCCTCCGATGAATACTATTCTGGGGTTTTCTACTGCAGCAGCAGAAGCAAGGTCTCTGGCTGGAATAGAAGTTCTGCTCAATATGGAAATCTACTTGCTGAACAGTATCTGTGAACTGGACTTGGGGTCCTTCTTTTCTGTGACTTGAGTTCTTCtgattcctagatatttatttccttctttctatcttACTTGTCTTAATACTTGAACCTTCCTAAGAGAGAATCATGTGGAGGGCATAGCACCTGATATCGTTTggctctgcatccccacccaaatcttatgtcaagttataattcccaatgttggaggcggggcttggtgggagatgattggatcatggaggtggtttctaatggtttagcaccatcccccaaGTGCTGTCTCATGATacagttctcacaagatctggttgtttaaaagtgtgtagcatctccctcgttctctctctctctctgtctctctcctgtcaccataTAAGGATGTGCTTACTTCcttttcacctcccgccatgattgtaagtttcctgaggcctccccagataTGCCTTTTGTACATCCTGCATaactgtgagtcaaacctcttttctttataaactacccagtctcagatagttctttataacaatgtgagagcagactaatacagcacTGGACTAGGAATCAAGTGACCATGCTTCTAATTCAAAACTATTGCTACCAGAGGAACTATTGGCCCCTTGGTCTTTtgttttctgatctgtaaaatgaggt encodes:
- the ADGRF1 gene encoding adhesion G-protein coupled receptor F1, coding for MKVGVLWLISFFTFTDGHGGFLGRNDGIKTKKELIVNKKKHLGPVEEYQLLLQVTYRDSKEKRDLRNFLKLLKPPLLWSHGLIRIIRAKATTYCNSLNGVLQCTCEDSYTWFPPSCLDPQNCYLHTAGALPSCECHLNNLSQSVNFCERTKIWGTFKINERFTNDLLNSSSAIYSKYANGIEIQLKKAYERIQGFESVQVTQFRNGSIVAGYEVVGSSSASELLSAIEQVAEKAKTALHKLFPLEDGSFRVFGKAQCNDIVFGFGSKDDEYTLPCSSGYRGNITAKCESSGWQVIRETCVLSLLEELKKNFSMIVGNATEAAVSSFVQNLSVIIRQNPSTTVGNLASVVSILSNISSLSLASHFRVSNSTMEDVISIADNILNSASVTNWTVLLREEKYASSRLLETLENISTLVPPTALPLNFSRKFIDWKGIPVNKSQLKRGYSYQIKMCPQNTSIPIRGRVLIGSDQFQRSLPETIISMASLTLGNILPISKNGNAQVNGPVISTVIQNYSVNEVFLFFSKIESNLSQPHCVFWDFSHLQWNDAGCHLVNETQDIVTCRCTHLTSFSMLMSPFVPSTIFPVVKWITYVGLGISIGSLILCLIIEALFWKQIKKSQTSHTRRICMVNIALSLLIADVWFIVGATVDTTVNPSGVCTAAVFFTHFFYLSLFFWMLMLGILLAYRIILVFHHMAQHLMMAVGFCLGYGCPLIISVITIAVTQPSNTYKRKDVCWLNWSNGSKPLLAFVVPALAIVAVNFVVVLLVLTKLWRPTVGERLSRDDKATIVRVGKSLLILTPLLGLTWGFGIGTIVDSQNPAWHVIFALLNAFQGFFILCFGILLDSKLRQLLFNKLSALSSWKQTEKQNSSDSSAKPKFSKPFNPLQNKGHYAFSHTGDSSDNIMLTQFVSNE